The Sphingomonas sp. So64.6b genome includes a region encoding these proteins:
- a CDS encoding type II TA system antitoxin MqsA family protein, giving the protein MTDIVPTDVSTEPCRLCDDSVAAAGNRVEHFVYGDGDDAVMLRAMIPIWSCIACGGSYYGEDAEKAMHNAVCDHLGRLRPGEIKAIRLRRGLNQIEFGDETGIGSASIKRWESGSQIQTKAFDNLLRYFAKGPLPLTANNFGEPVFQTNVEERRDAADHFSLTVCTG; this is encoded by the coding sequence GTGACTGACATCGTCCCAACAGATGTTTCGACAGAGCCGTGCCGGCTTTGCGACGATAGCGTCGCGGCTGCCGGAAACAGAGTCGAGCACTTTGTCTACGGCGATGGCGATGACGCGGTTATGCTACGGGCAATGATCCCGATTTGGTCATGCATCGCGTGCGGTGGTTCTTATTATGGCGAAGATGCCGAGAAGGCGATGCACAACGCAGTCTGTGATCATCTGGGACGGCTGCGCCCCGGTGAGATCAAGGCAATTCGTCTCCGGCGCGGCCTCAACCAGATCGAGTTTGGTGACGAAACGGGAATTGGCAGCGCATCTATCAAACGCTGGGAGAGCGGTTCGCAGATTCAGACAAAGGCCTTCGACAATTTGCTGCGCTACTTCGCCAAGGGCCCATTACCGCTTACCGCGAACAATTTCGGTGAGCCGGTCTTCCAGACAAACGTAGAGGAGCGTCGCGACGCAGCCGATCATTTTAGCCTCACGGTGTGCACGGGCTGA
- a CDS encoding AAA family ATPase, translated as MYTITFYSFKGGVGRTMALANVAAILTGMGRRVLVVDFDLEAPGLPSYEPFRGLECKNGVVDFVHEYLRTNISPNVGAFVAEASIGGKPIWIMPAGSHTSTGYSTDLSTIDWVSLYRDRSGFLLMEDLKQQWAAFEGHGFDYVLIDSRTGHTDVGGICTRQLPDAVVAMFVPTRQNLEGLAPIVRAIKAESAPVRKRIITLHYCPSNVPDIDDENDILRGLLQEAKTTLDYISPAATINHYSHLEILEQKIFAVAHAKSRLGKQYSQLTKALIAENLRDRDGALITLERLPAQFDAARREGDTKVVDRLNSKATVIRKNFSDDGEIAFSLARAADKMIRPEEEIASLTVAIDQGFETNWAQLRRAFVYSSLGRDKETEADLKAVILSKDVKRLEATPALDFLRTLLENDPEQLEKTLFELARAPDLDDDLRGRILQNAIRSRKCAEDVLEIVTQYRRSDEDAGSRLFNVHVCALIALGRFAKAIDILGGRTNVLKAGDVAQIFNLAIAEWGLHGEAPRDLFNEVKLFLESRATHDANARQCFALTLMVCGEREAALSELREARQAIAPLVSSFSCWQYLERYEEEFEQDLDDMEIVFRSDQPIRLPIFS; from the coding sequence ATGTACACAATCACATTCTACTCATTCAAAGGCGGCGTCGGACGCACGATGGCGCTTGCCAATGTTGCCGCCATCTTGACGGGCATGGGCCGTCGCGTGCTGGTCGTCGATTTCGATCTCGAAGCCCCTGGCCTTCCCAGCTACGAACCCTTCCGCGGACTGGAATGCAAAAACGGGGTAGTCGATTTCGTTCATGAATATCTGCGGACCAACATTTCTCCGAATGTAGGGGCATTCGTTGCTGAAGCCTCGATCGGCGGCAAGCCAATCTGGATCATGCCGGCGGGCAGTCATACTTCCACGGGCTATTCCACTGATCTGAGCACAATCGACTGGGTTAGTCTTTATCGCGACCGGTCAGGCTTTCTTCTGATGGAAGACCTCAAGCAGCAATGGGCCGCGTTTGAAGGTCATGGTTTTGATTATGTCCTGATCGATAGCAGAACTGGTCACACTGATGTCGGCGGAATCTGCACTAGGCAGCTGCCCGACGCCGTGGTGGCGATGTTCGTGCCGACGCGTCAAAATTTGGAAGGGCTCGCGCCAATCGTTCGCGCCATAAAAGCGGAGAGCGCTCCTGTCCGAAAGAGGATCATTACGCTTCACTATTGCCCATCGAATGTTCCAGATATCGACGATGAGAACGATATTCTCAGAGGCCTTCTCCAAGAGGCGAAGACCACACTGGATTACATCTCACCGGCAGCGACGATAAATCATTATAGCCACCTGGAGATTCTCGAGCAGAAAATTTTCGCTGTTGCCCATGCAAAGTCGCGCCTCGGCAAGCAATATAGTCAGCTTACTAAGGCGCTCATCGCGGAGAATCTTCGAGATCGTGACGGCGCGCTGATCACGCTGGAGCGGCTTCCGGCTCAGTTCGATGCTGCAAGGCGAGAAGGCGATACGAAAGTTGTCGACCGGTTGAACTCCAAGGCCACAGTCATCCGCAAGAATTTTAGCGACGATGGTGAAATCGCTTTTTCGCTCGCGCGCGCAGCGGATAAAATGATTCGGCCGGAGGAAGAGATTGCAAGCCTCACGGTTGCGATCGATCAGGGTTTCGAGACCAATTGGGCGCAGCTTCGTCGAGCCTTCGTCTATTCCTCGCTCGGCAGAGACAAGGAAACGGAGGCGGATTTGAAGGCCGTTATCCTGTCAAAGGATGTCAAGCGACTTGAGGCTACACCAGCGCTCGATTTCCTTCGAACGCTACTCGAAAATGACCCCGAGCAGCTTGAGAAGACGTTATTCGAACTCGCGCGGGCGCCCGACCTCGACGATGATCTGCGAGGGCGCATTCTGCAGAATGCCATCCGATCGCGGAAATGTGCTGAAGACGTTCTGGAGATTGTCACACAATACAGACGCTCGGATGAGGATGCAGGTTCGCGTCTTTTCAATGTTCACGTTTGCGCACTTATAGCGCTCGGGCGATTTGCCAAGGCGATTGATATTTTGGGTGGTCGCACGAACGTTCTTAAGGCTGGCGACGTGGCTCAGATATTCAATCTGGCTATTGCTGAATGGGGCTTGCACGGCGAGGCACCCCGCGACCTGTTCAACGAGGTTAAACTGTTTCTTGAAAGCCGGGCGACGCATGACGCAAATGCCCGGCAGTGCTTCGCGCTTACTTTGATGGTTTGCGGAGAACGCGAAGCTGCACTTTCCGAATTGCGTGAAGCCCGCCAAGCGATCGCGCCGTTGGTCAGTAGCTTTAGCTGCTGGCAATACCTTGAGCGGTATGAGGAAGAATTCGAGCAGGACCTGGACGACATGGAAATCGTTTTCCGGTCAGACCAGCCGATCCGGCTTCCAATTTTCAGCTAA
- a CDS encoding sensor histidine kinase, with amino-acid sequence MNSEGAKPHAWRPEHLHLAVTAAGVALWAWNVDSDLFTMDERGFELWGLPWRDAVTFEQLSAHIHPADRDRVRAAFAATRAVLGSYETDFRILIGEEIRWIAARGQGEDVGIVGRTMFGIFLDVTGRKQAEEGHELLAGEMSHRVKNLLAIASGLTAITSRSAASKEDMARDLTERLTALGRAHDLVRPLPNSQGGAALLGDLFSVLLAPYDDMGAFSGRIRVAVERMGVGEKAATSLALVIHELATNSMKYGALSEQTGTLDVSSATDEDIISLTWVERGGPTVEAPDKAAGFGSQLVKRSISGQLGGSIDHDWSEGGLIVTLHLNRSRLAS; translated from the coding sequence GTGAATTCAGAAGGGGCAAAGCCCCATGCCTGGCGGCCGGAGCATCTCCACCTCGCCGTGACGGCGGCCGGGGTCGCGCTGTGGGCGTGGAATGTCGATTCCGATCTGTTCACGATGGATGAGCGCGGCTTCGAGTTATGGGGCTTGCCGTGGCGCGATGCTGTCACGTTCGAGCAATTGTCCGCGCATATTCATCCCGCGGATCGGGACCGCGTCCGGGCGGCGTTCGCCGCGACGCGGGCCGTTCTCGGTTCCTACGAAACCGATTTCCGCATTCTGATCGGCGAAGAAATTCGCTGGATCGCGGCGCGGGGGCAAGGGGAAGACGTCGGGATCGTCGGGCGAACCATGTTCGGCATCTTCCTCGACGTGACCGGCCGCAAACAGGCGGAGGAAGGTCATGAGCTTCTTGCAGGAGAGATGAGCCACCGCGTCAAGAACCTGCTTGCCATCGCCTCGGGTTTGACAGCGATCACGTCACGATCGGCGGCCAGCAAGGAAGATATGGCGCGCGACCTGACCGAGCGCCTGACCGCACTTGGCCGCGCACATGACCTGGTGCGCCCGTTGCCGAACAGCCAGGGCGGCGCGGCTCTCCTCGGCGATCTGTTCTCGGTACTGCTTGCCCCGTATGACGATATGGGCGCCTTTAGCGGACGCATTCGGGTCGCGGTCGAGCGCATGGGCGTGGGCGAGAAAGCGGCAACCAGCCTTGCGCTGGTCATTCATGAACTCGCGACCAACTCGATGAAATACGGCGCCCTGTCCGAACAAACGGGAACGCTCGACGTGTCCAGCGCGACGGACGAGGACATTATCAGCCTGACCTGGGTGGAGCGGGGCGGCCCGACCGTCGAGGCGCCGGACAAGGCGGCCGGCTTTGGCAGCCAGTTGGTCAAGCGCAGCATTTCCGGTCAGCTCGGCGGATCGATCGATCATGACTGGTCCGAAGGCGGGTTGATCGTGACGCTCCACCTGAACCGCAGCCGCCTCGCGTCGTAG